Proteins from a single region of Thermoplasmata archaeon:
- a CDS encoding cation diffusion facilitator family transporter: protein MSLAAGPDGIGMEAHGPRLGLGRRLVAALGIAAGAAVLEAFGSWWSGSLALLSDAGHVGTDAVALALSLAALRLAERPHTPQMSFGYHRIEVLAALVNAVLLAGIGSFLVLQAYERLLRPQAVAGGTMLAVGAIGLAANLTMVSLLRSWARRNINIRGAFLHAYGDALGSAGVVAGAVLIAVTGGTVLDVVVALFIVVLIVLSAGRLLRDSVRIMLEASPTAFESRDVADAIRTVPGVRGVHDLHVWTATSGLYLLTGHLSVPGDTTVHEAARIVDAVQARLRERFGITHATLQVDSLEEELIPSADVAEMKRS from the coding sequence ATGTCTCTCGCCGCCGGTCCCGACGGGATCGGGATGGAGGCCCACGGCCCGCGCTTGGGACTCGGGCGCCGGCTCGTCGCGGCCCTTGGGATCGCCGCGGGGGCGGCCGTCCTCGAGGCGTTCGGCAGCTGGTGGAGCGGCTCCCTCGCGCTCCTGAGTGACGCCGGCCACGTCGGCACGGACGCCGTGGCTCTCGCGCTGAGCCTCGCGGCGCTGCGCCTGGCCGAGCGCCCGCACACGCCGCAAATGTCGTTCGGCTACCACCGCATCGAGGTGCTCGCGGCCCTCGTGAACGCGGTCCTGCTCGCGGGGATCGGCTCGTTCCTCGTCCTCCAAGCGTACGAGCGACTCCTCCGACCCCAAGCGGTTGCCGGAGGGACGATGCTCGCGGTGGGCGCCATCGGCCTCGCCGCGAACCTCACGATGGTTTCGCTGTTACGCTCGTGGGCTCGTCGGAACATCAACATCCGCGGCGCGTTCCTCCACGCCTACGGCGACGCGCTCGGCTCCGCCGGGGTCGTGGCGGGCGCTGTCCTCATCGCGGTGACCGGCGGAACCGTCCTCGACGTCGTCGTTGCCCTGTTCATCGTCGTCCTGATCGTCCTGAGCGCGGGGCGGCTCCTCCGGGATTCCGTGCGCATCATGCTGGAGGCGTCTCCCACGGCCTTCGAGTCGCGAGATGTCGCCGACGCGATCCGCACGGTGCCTGGGGTGCGCGGCGTCCACGACCTCCACGTCTGGACGGCCACGTCGGGGCTGTACCTCCTCACCGGCCACCTGTCCGTACCGGGCGACACGACGGTCCACGAGGCGGCCCGCATTGTCGACGCGGTCCAAGCTCGGCTCCGGGAGCGATTCGGAATCACGCACGCGACGCTCCAAGTGGATAGCTTGGAAGAGGAACTCATCCCGTCCGCCGATGTGGCGGAGATGAAACGCTCCTAG
- a CDS encoding VOC family protein: protein MMRLTTIALVVSDAKKSAKWYAEKLGFEIRDHQGHWITVAPKNENLAFHLCEGLYPLEPGNSGISFVSKNVKKEEESLRKLGVEFTTPTTKEDWGTYAMFKDPDGNEFYITEE, encoded by the coding sequence ATGATGCGCCTCACGACCATCGCCCTCGTCGTATCCGACGCGAAGAAATCGGCGAAGTGGTACGCGGAGAAGCTCGGCTTCGAGATCCGGGACCACCAAGGCCACTGGATCACCGTCGCACCGAAGAACGAGAACCTCGCGTTCCACCTGTGCGAGGGGTTGTATCCGCTGGAACCGGGGAACTCCGGGATCTCCTTCGTCTCGAAGAACGTGAAGAAGGAAGAGGAGTCCCTCCGCAAGCTCGGCGTCGAGTTCACGACGCCGACGACGAAGGAGGACTGGGGCACGTACGCGATGTTCAAGGACCCGGATGGGAACGAGTTCTATATCACCGAGGAATGA
- a CDS encoding CBS domain-containing protein, whose protein sequence is MVFVRDVMTRDVIVIDPERTILDAAKRMAAKKIGGLVVVKHGRPIGLVTDREILWEVTAKGKNPSKVLVSEIMRSPVTTVSPLTTLRAAARVMLEKKTRWVVVTRLDNVEGIITASDLTQGFLEAFARASKRGIAPK, encoded by the coding sequence ATGGTCTTCGTCCGGGACGTCATGACGCGCGATGTGATCGTGATCGACCCGGAGCGCACGATCCTCGATGCCGCGAAGCGCATGGCGGCGAAGAAGATCGGCGGGCTCGTCGTCGTCAAGCACGGCCGGCCGATCGGCCTCGTCACGGACCGCGAAATCCTGTGGGAGGTCACTGCGAAAGGCAAGAACCCCTCGAAGGTCCTCGTTAGCGAGATCATGAGGTCCCCCGTGACGACCGTGAGCCCTCTCACGACGCTCCGGGCCGCCGCCCGCGTCATGCTCGAGAAGAAGACCCGCTGGGTCGTCGTGACGCGCCTCGACAACGTGGAGGGCATCATCACCGCGAGCGACCTCACGCAAGGCTTCCTCGAGGCGTTCGCGCGCGCCTCGAAGCGCGGCATCGCGCCGAAGTGA
- a CDS encoding DNA topoisomerase has product MRRLILAEKYSAARRLARILSGGRAETVRADGFIHFTFSSADADVIVFPLRGHVVEIDYPDADRDWRAVDPESLIDTEPVRREAPAALHDALRRLAETTDEVVIATDYDREGELIGIEALETLRAIRPGLTARRARFSAMTAGEVRLAFQDLAEPDWALAEAAAARQRIDLAWGAVLTRFLTLECGSGRQVLSAGRVQTPTLRLVGDRERDREAFVPRPFWNVLLVTGEPPFEASAVSGPFWDEGGARALVALASLGDAAVVGRIERRDHREPPPAPFNTTSFLAEASRVGIGPSRAMVAAQELYVRGEISYPRTDNTVYPPSLPVREILKRLRESPYRGFVDRLLAGPHLEATRGPVRTTDHPPIHPTAAQPAKRRTGLRSEVFDLITRRFLATFSPPSVSTITEVHLRLGDTEFLATGRRIVEPGWREIVPDEHPPGDLPAVREGEGLPVCELRIVEDRTKPPPLHTSGTLLLTMQRLGLGTKSTRHEILDLLYRRQYVSGRSIRMTAAGRALVDALAIYGPDVTAPEMTRDLEDRMTAIAEGRATLADVVRKSREDLHAVLAELRAHRASLGRWVRDATFLESDYGACDACGEGRLVRRRARNGWSFLGCTRFPACRNRQRLNSLGQRSPWKETATGADAPESQSTTA; this is encoded by the coding sequence TTGCGGCGGCTCATCCTCGCCGAGAAATACAGCGCCGCCCGCCGATTGGCCCGCATCCTGTCAGGAGGGAGGGCGGAGACCGTCCGGGCAGACGGCTTCATCCACTTCACGTTCTCCTCGGCCGATGCCGACGTGATCGTGTTCCCACTCCGCGGCCACGTCGTCGAGATCGATTATCCGGACGCGGACCGGGACTGGCGAGCCGTCGATCCGGAATCGCTCATCGACACGGAGCCGGTCCGGCGGGAGGCCCCTGCGGCTCTCCACGATGCGCTCCGCCGCCTCGCCGAGACGACCGACGAGGTCGTCATCGCGACGGACTACGACCGGGAAGGCGAGTTGATCGGGATCGAGGCGCTCGAGACCCTCAGGGCGATCCGGCCGGGCCTGACCGCCCGCCGCGCCCGATTCAGCGCGATGACCGCCGGCGAGGTGCGCCTCGCCTTCCAGGACCTGGCCGAACCGGATTGGGCGCTCGCCGAAGCGGCGGCCGCCCGGCAACGAATCGACCTCGCGTGGGGCGCGGTCCTGACGCGCTTCCTCACCCTCGAGTGCGGCTCCGGACGGCAGGTGTTGTCGGCGGGACGCGTGCAGACGCCGACCTTGCGGCTCGTCGGAGACCGGGAGCGGGACCGGGAGGCTTTCGTCCCCCGCCCGTTCTGGAACGTCCTCCTGGTCACGGGAGAGCCGCCGTTCGAGGCGTCGGCCGTGAGCGGGCCCTTCTGGGACGAAGGCGGCGCACGGGCGCTCGTGGCGCTCGCGAGCCTCGGCGACGCCGCGGTCGTCGGCCGAATCGAGCGGCGCGATCATCGGGAGCCACCCCCGGCGCCGTTCAACACGACCTCGTTCCTGGCGGAGGCCTCCCGCGTCGGGATCGGTCCCTCGCGGGCGATGGTCGCGGCGCAGGAACTCTATGTCCGCGGGGAGATCAGCTATCCCCGGACGGACAACACCGTCTACCCGCCCTCCCTCCCCGTCCGCGAGATCCTCAAGCGCCTGCGCGAGTCTCCGTACCGCGGCTTCGTGGACCGCCTCCTGGCAGGTCCGCATCTCGAGGCAACGCGCGGCCCAGTCCGCACGACCGACCACCCGCCGATCCATCCGACGGCCGCGCAGCCGGCGAAGCGTCGCACCGGACTCCGATCCGAGGTGTTCGACCTCATCACCCGGCGATTCCTCGCGACGTTCTCGCCCCCGAGCGTCTCCACGATCACGGAAGTCCACCTTCGACTGGGGGACACGGAGTTCCTCGCCACCGGTCGCAGGATCGTCGAGCCGGGTTGGCGCGAGATCGTCCCGGACGAACATCCGCCGGGGGACCTGCCGGCCGTCCGCGAGGGCGAAGGCCTGCCGGTCTGCGAGCTGCGGATCGTCGAGGACCGGACGAAGCCGCCGCCATTGCACACCTCCGGGACCCTCCTCCTCACGATGCAGCGCCTCGGGCTGGGCACGAAGTCGACGCGGCACGAGATTCTCGATCTCCTGTACCGCCGGCAGTATGTCAGCGGCCGTTCGATCCGGATGACCGCGGCGGGACGGGCCCTCGTCGACGCCCTCGCGATCTACGGTCCCGACGTCACGGCACCGGAGATGACGCGCGATCTCGAGGACCGCATGACCGCGATCGCGGAGGGCCGCGCGACTCTCGCGGACGTCGTCAGGAAATCACGCGAGGACCTGCACGCCGTCCTCGCGGAACTCCGAGCCCACCGGGCCTCCCTGGGCCGTTGGGTGCGCGACGCGACCTTCCTGGAGAGCGATTACGGGGCCTGCGACGCCTGCGGGGAAGGCCGGCTCGTCCGCCGTCGGGCCCGGAACGGATGGTCGTTCCTCGGGTGCACCCGATTCCCAGCGTGTCGGAACCGCCAACGCTTGAATTCGTTGGGACAGCGCTCTCCGTGGAAGGAAACGGCGACCGGCGCGGACGCGCCGGAATCCCAATCGACGACGGCGTAG
- a CDS encoding Rieske 2Fe-2S domain-containing protein codes for MPFAKAVKAADVPEGGVARAVVGGRAIAIVHRGGSFFALDGVCTHMGGPLGEGTLDGEELVCPWHEGRYNIRTGEANPDTDWVRNTKTFPTKVEDGFVWVDV; via the coding sequence ATGCCGTTCGCGAAAGCGGTGAAGGCGGCCGACGTCCCCGAAGGCGGCGTCGCCCGAGCCGTCGTCGGCGGTCGCGCAATCGCGATCGTCCATCGCGGCGGGAGCTTCTTCGCCTTGGATGGGGTGTGCACGCACATGGGCGGGCCGCTCGGAGAAGGCACGCTCGACGGCGAAGAACTCGTCTGCCCATGGCACGAGGGCCGATACAACATCCGGACCGGGGAAGCGAACCCGGACACGGACTGGGTCCGAAACACGAAGACGTTCCCGACAAAGGTCGAGGACGGCTTCGTCTGGGTCGATGTTTGA
- a CDS encoding homocysteine S-methyltransferase family protein, which produces MAAKRGGRRKPSRGPGILERLSKGVVLGDGGYLLELEKRGYVQPGPFTPEVVLEHPSAVTELHREFLDAGAEVLQSLAFYASKEKLATTGYADRVGDINRAAVRLAREAAGDEALVAANLSLTWMYDPKDASSAEKVRRLFDEQLEAQLKEAPDFVVAETFSWLGEALVAAERIEKTGLPSMVTMSFDKNPMSYDGHTPAECARALRDAGADVVGVNCLRNPMLMLPIAREMRDAVTRFVATQPTAYRTPPGIPDFTATKEFPYETETLVLSRRAMGAYAAEAKGMGINYIGSCCGSVPIHVREMARALGKTAPDRAWRVDYGKPMSAYEFTKHDAA; this is translated from the coding sequence ATGGCGGCGAAGCGGGGAGGCCGCCGGAAACCCTCCCGTGGACCCGGGATCCTCGAGCGCCTGTCGAAGGGCGTCGTCCTCGGCGACGGCGGATACCTCCTCGAGCTCGAGAAGCGCGGCTACGTCCAACCGGGCCCCTTCACGCCGGAGGTCGTCCTCGAGCATCCCTCCGCGGTCACGGAGTTGCACCGGGAGTTCCTCGACGCGGGCGCGGAGGTCCTCCAGTCCCTTGCGTTCTACGCGAGCAAGGAGAAACTCGCGACAACGGGTTACGCGGATCGCGTGGGCGACATCAATCGCGCCGCCGTGCGACTCGCCCGCGAGGCCGCGGGAGACGAGGCGCTCGTCGCTGCGAACCTCAGCCTCACGTGGATGTACGATCCGAAGGACGCGTCGTCGGCCGAGAAGGTGCGGCGCCTCTTCGACGAGCAACTCGAGGCTCAGCTCAAAGAAGCTCCCGATTTCGTCGTCGCGGAGACGTTCTCGTGGCTCGGAGAGGCGTTGGTCGCCGCGGAGCGCATCGAGAAGACGGGCCTGCCGTCGATGGTGACGATGTCGTTCGACAAGAATCCCATGTCGTACGATGGGCACACCCCCGCCGAGTGCGCCCGCGCGCTCCGGGACGCCGGCGCGGACGTCGTCGGGGTGAACTGCCTGCGGAATCCGATGCTCATGCTCCCGATCGCCCGGGAGATGCGGGACGCCGTCACGCGCTTCGTGGCGACCCAGCCGACGGCGTACCGCACGCCTCCGGGGATCCCGGACTTCACCGCGACGAAGGAGTTCCCGTACGAGACGGAGACGCTCGTCCTGTCGAGGCGGGCGATGGGGGCCTACGCCGCCGAGGCGAAGGGGATGGGGATCAACTACATCGGCTCGTGCTGCGGCTCCGTGCCGATCCACGTGCGGGAGATGGCCCGGGCCCTCGGGAAGACGGCGCCGGACCGGGCGTGGCGGGTGGACTACGGGAAACCGATGTCCGCCTACGAGTTCACCAAGCACGACGCGGCCTGA
- a CDS encoding S8 family serine peptidase, with protein MSPRYPSSTARRMVAVAATLALLASFVPVVSVAGAAPPPPVISGFLVHSEFRPNDPFYVDQWGLRQIGAPQAWDVTLGSRNVIVAVVDTGAVWTHPDLRANMWSNPSDGTHGYDFVDGDTNPTETDPSGVYHGTGVSGVVAAVTDNSQWIAGTAQISLMAVRALGSNGQGSSLNVSQAIRWAADHGARIINLSLGTNETFGGPTDIEVAINYAWSKGALIVAAAGNGGADGVGDPALDYPARLPNVVSVAAIDETGQRASFSNYGPGLDLSAPGDRILTLDGNNNIQYLRGTSFSAPFVSAVAALLLSVDRNLTNVDLWNILNSTAVLPSGAVCCTAYGWGVVNAWNAINALSQPFISLTSYPTSVSSSSIFGITWRILGPAGLSVSDTHVLWGAAPGALGNATPSQSGQTQGSYTAGGLSMPSGAGALYFKVVATVNGTTYTSLCSGPGGTCVVSASSLPDFIFVLYQFLASNLLYLALFILALAAVVAFIPQRRAARARRAGYPPRTMYPPGYYIQAARPTQPPPAPPPGPPVQPRAVSPPPPVEFVRPASPPVAPAPPAFTASTKKRCPNCGTIVNAENLFCFFCGHPFR; from the coding sequence TTGTCGCCTCGCTATCCCTCGTCCACCGCACGGCGGATGGTCGCGGTCGCGGCGACCCTCGCGCTCCTCGCCTCGTTCGTGCCAGTCGTCTCCGTCGCGGGCGCCGCGCCGCCGCCGCCCGTGATCTCCGGCTTCCTCGTCCATTCCGAATTCCGGCCGAACGATCCGTTCTACGTCGACCAGTGGGGGCTCCGACAGATCGGCGCGCCCCAGGCGTGGGACGTGACGCTCGGCTCTCGGAACGTCATCGTGGCCGTCGTCGACACGGGCGCCGTCTGGACCCACCCGGACCTGCGGGCGAACATGTGGTCGAACCCGTCGGATGGGACGCACGGCTACGACTTCGTCGATGGCGATACGAATCCGACGGAAACGGACCCGTCTGGCGTCTACCACGGGACGGGGGTCTCGGGGGTCGTCGCCGCGGTGACGGACAACTCGCAATGGATCGCGGGCACGGCCCAGATCAGCCTGATGGCGGTGCGCGCCCTCGGCTCGAACGGCCAAGGGTCCTCCCTCAACGTGTCCCAGGCGATCCGCTGGGCCGCGGACCACGGGGCCCGGATCATCAACCTCTCCTTGGGAACGAACGAGACGTTCGGCGGGCCGACCGACATCGAGGTCGCGATCAACTACGCGTGGTCGAAAGGAGCGTTGATCGTCGCCGCGGCGGGCAACGGCGGCGCCGATGGCGTCGGCGACCCCGCGCTGGACTACCCCGCCCGGCTGCCGAACGTCGTCTCCGTCGCCGCGATCGATGAGACGGGCCAGCGGGCCTCCTTCTCGAACTACGGCCCCGGGCTGGACTTGTCCGCGCCGGGCGACCGCATCCTCACGCTCGACGGGAACAACAACATCCAGTACCTTCGGGGGACGTCGTTCTCGGCGCCGTTCGTGAGCGCCGTCGCCGCGCTCCTCCTCTCGGTCGACCGGAACCTGACGAACGTCGACCTCTGGAACATCCTGAACAGCACGGCGGTCCTGCCGAGCGGCGCCGTCTGCTGCACGGCCTACGGCTGGGGCGTCGTGAACGCCTGGAACGCGATCAACGCGCTGAGCCAGCCGTTCATCTCCCTCACGTCGTACCCGACGTCCGTGTCGAGCAGCTCGATCTTCGGGATCACGTGGCGGATCCTCGGACCGGCGGGGCTGAGCGTGTCGGACACGCACGTCCTCTGGGGGGCTGCCCCGGGCGCGCTCGGGAACGCGACGCCGTCCCAGTCGGGACAGACGCAGGGGTCGTACACGGCGGGCGGCCTCTCCATGCCCTCGGGCGCGGGTGCGCTGTACTTCAAGGTCGTCGCGACCGTCAACGGGACGACGTACACCTCGCTCTGCTCGGGGCCGGGAGGGACGTGCGTCGTGAGCGCCTCGAGCCTCCCCGATTTCATCTTCGTGCTCTACCAGTTCCTCGCGTCGAACCTCCTCTACCTCGCGCTGTTCATCCTCGCGCTGGCGGCGGTCGTCGCGTTCATCCCGCAGCGACGCGCCGCTCGGGCGCGCCGCGCGGGGTACCCGCCCCGCACGATGTATCCGCCCGGGTACTACATCCAGGCCGCTCGTCCGACCCAGCCGCCGCCTGCGCCGCCCCCGGGCCCTCCCGTTCAACCTCGCGCGGTGAGCCCGCCACCGCCGGTCGAGTTCGTGCGGCCGGCGAGCCCGCCGGTCGCGCCCGCGCCGCCGGCGTTCACGGCCTCGACGAAGAAGCGCTGCCCGAACTGCGGGACGATTGTGAACGCGGAGAACCTCTTCTGCTTCTTCTGCGGACACCCGTTCCGCTGA
- a CDS encoding MBL fold metallo-hydrolase, which translates to MELMKGAHVIESYATTTLLIDDRLVLIDTSADADAGKVMDYLAKVKVKPSDLSTIFVTHTHPDHVGGLAAIKKASPAKVAAHRVEADFISRKQTYGGPGGPQRHPGTPVDVLLEDGQMHDGLRVIFTPGHTRGSISLLDESRSLLVAGDAANNESGLKTMDDRYNVDPKQHRESIKKLATLHFDTAIFGHGEPIKGNASAKFADLAKHL; encoded by the coding sequence ATGGAACTCATGAAAGGCGCCCACGTGATCGAGAGTTACGCGACGACGACCCTCCTCATCGACGACCGCCTCGTGCTCATCGACACGTCCGCGGACGCGGATGCGGGAAAGGTCATGGACTACCTCGCGAAGGTGAAGGTGAAGCCGTCGGATCTGTCGACGATCTTCGTGACGCACACGCATCCGGACCACGTCGGCGGGCTCGCGGCGATCAAGAAGGCCTCGCCCGCGAAGGTCGCGGCGCATCGCGTCGAGGCGGACTTCATCTCCCGCAAGCAGACGTACGGCGGGCCGGGGGGCCCCCAGCGCCATCCGGGCACGCCCGTCGACGTCCTCCTGGAGGACGGCCAGATGCACGACGGGCTGCGGGTCATCTTCACGCCCGGCCACACGCGCGGGAGCATCTCGCTCCTCGATGAGAGCCGGTCCCTCCTCGTCGCGGGCGACGCGGCGAACAACGAATCCGGGCTGAAGACGATGGACGACCGGTACAACGTCGATCCGAAGCAGCACCGCGAATCGATCAAGAAGCTCGCGACGCTCCACTTCGACACCGCGATCTTCGGCCACGGCGAGCCGATCAAGGGCAACGCGAGCGCGAAGTTCGCGGACCTCGCGAAGCATCTGTAG
- a CDS encoding BsuPI-related putative proteinase inhibitor, with protein sequence MKNERLIVILAVTIAAVAVSVAAIAALALSSLVASIPPRTGTSDDVSFDVFTDKTEYAPGEVVHITAVLHNNASVPVTVTHGDSCGDRTFIEDANGTIVWVDPPVETNCLQVIVQTTLAPGETRTSHVDWDQTDLAHGPVPGNQSYRIHYWAGVVNLSIEGDTWIHIRAATGA encoded by the coding sequence TTGAAAAACGAACGTCTCATCGTCATCCTCGCCGTGACCATCGCGGCGGTCGCCGTGTCGGTCGCGGCCATCGCCGCGTTGGCCCTGTCGTCCCTCGTCGCATCCATCCCGCCCAGGACTGGCACCTCGGACGACGTTTCCTTCGACGTCTTCACCGACAAAACCGAGTATGCGCCCGGGGAGGTCGTGCACATCACGGCGGTCCTCCACAATAATGCCTCGGTGCCCGTGACCGTGACGCACGGCGACAGTTGCGGGGACCGCACGTTCATCGAAGACGCCAACGGCACGATCGTCTGGGTCGACCCGCCGGTCGAAACCAATTGCCTCCAGGTGATCGTCCAGACGACCCTCGCACCCGGAGAGACGAGAACCTCCCACGTTGACTGGGACCAGACGGACCTCGCTCACGGTCCGGTCCCTGGGAACCAGTCCTATCGGATTCACTATTGGGCGGGTGTGGTCAATCTCAGCATCGAGGGCGATACCTGGATCCACATCCGCGCGGCGACCGGAGCATGA
- a CDS encoding M20/M25/M40 family metallo-hydrolase produces MALADVLLQVESGTSKALETLKEYVRFPTISAHKRAQPETAAFVHRLLAENGFEVREYPTDGGPNVVYGEMVVDERKPTLLMYQHYDVQPVDPLDEWKRDPFDAVIEDDKFWGRGCADTKGNLMIQILAVQAWRAVEGRPPINLKFVVEGEEEVGSPHFASFVHANKELLRADGATIEGGDHLHEGTPKIELGCKGILYVEMKSRTAKVDQHSSYAAIAPNPAWRLIQALTTLRDPNGRIKVPGWYEDARRPTARELRYLKASRFQAQALKEFWGVSGFVGDGSDFDLLRRLIYSPTCTICGFVSGYIEEGTKTVNPAVAKAKIDFRLVPNMKQERQLAKLRDHLKARGFEDIELSPAKEALEAAAIPMNARVVKAAIKGSVDAYGREPEVWPWSPGASAHGFFNEVVGVPSISGPGVSYDGSNYHAPNEHFRIPDFIGGAKHMAAMMGRF; encoded by the coding sequence ATGGCTCTCGCAGATGTGCTTCTCCAGGTGGAATCGGGGACGAGCAAGGCGCTCGAAACCCTGAAGGAATACGTCCGGTTTCCCACGATTTCGGCCCACAAGCGCGCCCAGCCCGAGACGGCCGCGTTCGTCCACCGCCTCCTCGCGGAGAACGGGTTCGAGGTCCGCGAATACCCGACCGACGGCGGCCCGAACGTGGTGTACGGTGAGATGGTCGTCGACGAGCGGAAGCCGACCCTGCTCATGTACCAGCACTACGACGTCCAGCCGGTCGACCCTCTTGACGAGTGGAAGCGGGACCCGTTCGACGCGGTCATCGAGGACGACAAGTTCTGGGGCCGCGGCTGCGCCGACACGAAAGGAAACCTGATGATCCAGATCCTCGCGGTCCAGGCGTGGCGGGCGGTCGAGGGCCGGCCGCCGATCAACCTGAAGTTCGTCGTCGAGGGGGAGGAGGAAGTCGGCAGCCCGCACTTCGCTTCGTTCGTGCACGCGAACAAGGAGCTCCTCCGGGCGGACGGGGCGACGATCGAGGGCGGCGACCATCTGCACGAAGGCACGCCGAAGATCGAGCTCGGGTGCAAGGGCATCCTGTACGTCGAGATGAAGAGCCGCACCGCGAAGGTGGACCAGCACTCTTCGTACGCGGCGATCGCGCCGAACCCGGCGTGGCGGCTGATCCAGGCGCTCACGACGCTCCGGGATCCGAACGGCCGCATCAAGGTGCCCGGATGGTACGAGGACGCGCGCCGCCCGACCGCCCGCGAACTGCGCTACCTGAAGGCGAGCCGCTTCCAGGCGCAGGCGCTGAAGGAGTTCTGGGGCGTCTCGGGGTTCGTGGGGGATGGCAGCGACTTCGACCTGCTCCGGCGCCTCATCTACTCGCCGACGTGCACGATTTGCGGGTTCGTGAGCGGGTACATCGAGGAAGGGACGAAGACGGTGAACCCGGCCGTCGCGAAGGCGAAGATCGACTTCCGACTCGTGCCGAACATGAAGCAGGAGCGGCAGCTCGCGAAGCTGCGAGACCACCTGAAGGCGAGGGGCTTCGAGGACATCGAGCTCTCGCCGGCGAAGGAGGCGCTCGAGGCCGCGGCGATCCCCATGAACGCGCGGGTCGTGAAGGCGGCCATCAAGGGCTCCGTCGACGCCTATGGGCGGGAGCCGGAAGTTTGGCCATGGTCGCCGGGCGCCTCCGCCCACGGGTTCTTCAACGAGGTCGTCGGCGTGCCGTCGATCTCCGGCCCCGGCGTCTCGTACGACGGCTCGAACTACCACGCGCCGAACGAGCACTTCCGCATCCCCGACTTCATCGGCGGCGCGAAGCACATGGCCGCGATGATGGGTCGGTTCTGA
- a CDS encoding winged helix-turn-helix domain-containing protein produces the protein MSAALRQLLWYLIAGTRGGFNRARIIEALHERPYNANQLAEALALDYRTIRHHLDLLQENGLITRPVGDAYAAPYFLSPYLEGNYAIFEAIREKTKPPGGRFG, from the coding sequence GTGAGCGCGGCGCTCCGACAGCTCCTCTGGTATCTGATCGCCGGCACCCGCGGCGGGTTCAACCGGGCACGGATCATCGAGGCGCTCCACGAGCGGCCGTACAACGCGAACCAGCTCGCGGAGGCGCTCGCCCTCGACTATCGCACGATCCGGCATCACCTCGACCTCCTTCAGGAGAACGGGCTCATCACCCGGCCGGTCGGGGACGCGTACGCGGCCCCCTACTTCCTGTCGCCCTACCTCGAAGGCAACTACGCGATCTTCGAGGCGATCCGCGAGAAGACGAAACCTCCGGGAGGGCGATTCGGGTGA
- a CDS encoding slipin family protein produces MAGEELILATVLAIILVLVILRSAVKVVREYERLVVFRLGRLLPQPKGPGLTMIIPIFDRRVLIDLRVVAFDVPRQRVVTRDNVSVEVDAVVYYRVYDPLKAVTEVQNYVQATNLLAQTTLRDVLGQVELDELLSKREELSKRIQVLLDIATEPWGIKVSAVTLRDVSLPDTMVRAIAKQAEAERERRSRVIMAEGEFQAAEKMREAAMLYGSAPSAMRLRELQTLTEIAREKNMIVVTNTTAAGDITGEVASLTAAFAKKGGEKKE; encoded by the coding sequence ATGGCGGGAGAGGAACTCATCCTTGCGACGGTACTCGCGATCATCCTCGTTCTCGTGATCCTGCGATCGGCGGTCAAGGTCGTCCGGGAGTACGAGCGGCTCGTCGTGTTCCGTCTCGGACGGCTCCTCCCCCAGCCGAAAGGGCCCGGCCTGACGATGATCATCCCGATCTTCGACCGTCGGGTGCTGATCGACCTGCGCGTCGTGGCGTTCGATGTGCCACGGCAGCGCGTCGTCACGCGAGACAACGTCTCCGTCGAGGTCGACGCGGTCGTCTACTACCGCGTCTACGACCCGCTCAAGGCCGTCACGGAGGTGCAGAACTACGTCCAGGCGACGAACCTGCTCGCGCAGACGACCCTGCGGGACGTGCTCGGCCAAGTCGAGCTCGACGAGCTGCTCTCGAAGCGGGAGGAGCTGAGCAAGCGGATTCAGGTCCTGCTCGACATCGCCACGGAGCCGTGGGGGATCAAGGTCTCGGCCGTCACCCTGCGGGATGTCTCCCTGCCGGACACGATGGTGCGGGCGATCGCGAAGCAGGCGGAGGCGGAGCGGGAGCGGCGATCGCGCGTCATCATGGCGGAGGGCGAGTTCCAGGCGGCGGAGAAGATGCGGGAGGCCGCCATGCTGTACGGCTCCGCGCCGTCCGCGATGCGCCTGCGGGAACTGCAGACCCTCACGGAGATCGCGCGGGAGAAGAACATGATCGTCGTCACGAACACGACCGCGGCGGGGGACATCACGGGCGAGGTCGCCTCCTTGACAGCCGCCTTTGCGAAGAAAGGGGGAGAGAAGAAAGAGTGA